The Fluviispira sanaruensis sequence TTGGGAGGAAATTTTTCATATAGAAAAAATATCACATCCCTTCCATATTTTTATTTTGGCAACTCAATCACATCTTCGGAAAGTATTCCTTTTTATTTTGATACCATGACTCGGCAAAATCTAGAAAAAATATTTCTTGTAGAGGAGAAAAATTTAAAAAGAAGTCAAAAGATACTGAAAGAAAACTTTTATGCAATCGATATTTTTGAAAAAAGTAATTTAAACAGCCCAAACGTGACGAATAGAACCAAAATAGGCTTTTTTGTGACACCTCTATAGTTTGTCTTTAGGAAAATTTTTCAGATTTTATTTCCTATAAAACGACCGAAACACTCAATAAGAATAAATTCTTGTTGAGGTTTTATTTTGAGAAAAAAATACTTAAAAACTTTTTTATATTTCATCCTTCCAAGCATATACACAGCTATTTCAATAGCAGAAAGCTTGCCATCCGATTGGAACAGCTTAAGAAGCGAAGGAATGGGAGGAGCTTTTACGGCAACGGCTAATGACGAAACAGCAATCTATTCCAATCCAGCAGGATTAAGCGCAACACGCAATCCGGCCTCCAAGAAAAAGATCAGTGATTTTAAATTTCCAGATTTTGAAATCGGAGCAAATAATTTAATGCTCGGCTATTTAAACCCAAATCCCGTAAATCTGGGAACAAATATGATTAAATCAGCGGCAAGCTCTAGGGGAAATCAATCCTATCTTTTGCTACAAAGCTTTCCTGAAATTATTTTTGGTGGGAAATTTGCCCCTACCTTTTTAATTGGTGTACCTATCCGCAGCGAAAATAAAATTGCATTTCTCGACAGCGCAAATCCGAACAATGCCTATGCCGTTTCAACAACCACTGCTACTTTTGCCCTTGGTATAGCTAATGTTTCTAAAAGAGGGGGCTTTCGCTATGGAATCTCGATCCGCCCCAATTATCGTATTGATTACTTCAATAAAACCATGGACACTTCAAAAATATCAACAACACAAGATCTGACAAACGAAGTCACTAAAAACGGCACAGAGACTTTATCGGTTGGCGTTGATGCCGGTATCATGATCACTGCGGCTGACTATTGGTTTCCCACTTTGGGTCTATCAGTCAGAAATATTCCTACGGGCTGTATTAAAACTTATGTCAATCCAATCACACAAAACACTGAAAATGTCTGTGGAGCTCTTCGCCAAGGAGGGTCAGATTCTTCCCCAAATTCCTCAAAAATTGATCCAACTGAAGTTCGTGTCGGAGTTTCACTCACCCCCCGTGGAAGAATTTCTAAATCAAAAGTAAATTTAAAACTCGCGGTAGATGTTTATCCCATTCCCGTGGAAATTGATGGAAATAGTTATGGGGGGAAAGATGTTGATACAACAAGATTAATTCATGCTGGCGCCGAACTTTATTTTGGAAATGTTCTTATTCAGCAAGGCTTTTCTCTTCGCGGGGGCTATATGGAGGGAGGAGCGACTTGGGGAGTTTCAGTCGATGCAGGAATTTTCTCGATAGACTATTCATCTTATGTTATCAACGACACACTTCCAGTAACAGGTTCTACAACTACAACTGCATTTGTAGAACGCAGACACTTGCTAGGACTCTCTTGTCACTGGTAATATCCAAACCAAGCAATACAAACTTATAATTTTGTTGTTTGTATTATAAATTTTAGATAAATAAAAAGGTAGATATGTCGGAAAAAAAAATAATTTTCAAAGCAATTCTGTACTTCAGTTTTGTTTATTTCATCAGTGGCTGTACAAGCTTAAAAGATAAAAAAGATAGCGTGAGTATTGTGGACTCTCCTGCTGTGGCTCCCGCTCCATCTGTGGTAGAAGAGCCTGTAAAAAACTCTAAACAAATTCCATTAAAAGTCATTTTAACTGAAAAAGAATTTGCTGAAATCTTAGTTAAAATAAAAGAAATTGAAGATAATTTTATTTCACAAAATTGCACAACCGTCTTGGAATTAACAAAGTCTTTGGAAAAGTATGCAAAAACTTTTCCAATAGATTCTTTTCCAACTTTAGCTCAAACAGCCGTTTATGTTTGTGATGCAAAAGCAGGCTTAGACAATCCAACCCGCTTACAAAAAGCAATCGCTGCTTTAAAAGAGTCACAATTGAGATATCCAATCGCCAATGAAGCTTGGTTGAGAAATACAATAGCAGATTTCTACGTCGCTTTAGGTGAAAAACCAAATGCATTAAACGAAAAAAGAGTCGCACGCGATTTAGTTTTGGCTCAACAACTCGATATTTCCGCGCTCAATTCACAAATCTTACAACTCAATCCACAGGAACCGGGTTTACAAAAAAACCCATCCATGGGCTTAACAGACTCGCAAAATCAAACAATCGATCAAATCGTGAGTTCTGCGACCCAAATGATCAACAATGACTCACCTGAACAAGCCATCGCGATCCTCGATACGATTCCTGCAGAGCAAAGAACGGAGCCCATTAAAAGAATGCGTTCTGACGCAATCAATTCTCTCGTTATGAATTTACGCTTCAAAGTTCGTGCTTTATTTGTCAGAGCCAGCCAACAAACGGGAAGCACACGCAAAGACACACTCACTCAGTGCTTGCAAATCTTACAAGGAATTATTAAAAACTACCCTGATTACTCAGATATGGCAGCTGTGCAAAACAATTTAAAGCAAGTTCAACGAGAATTGAGTAAATCCTGAAAGGTAAAATAATGGTACAAACTCATATACAAGATTTAGATACTCCACTCTTTTCTCAATTAAATGATTGTAAATCAAGAATTCAAGCTTGGTTAACCGATGATGTTATTTCTCAAATCGACAAAAATGAAGTGATCCAACTGATTGCGAGTCAGAATATCAAAGAGCTGCGCGAGAAATTTTATCGTGACCTCGAATTTGGCACCGGTGGAATGCGTGGTGTTATGGGGACGGGCACAAATCGAGTCAATTGTTACGTAATAAGAAAAGCAATCCAAGGATTAGCTAATTATATTCTAAAAAACTGTGCAAACGAATTGCGCAGAGGCGTTGCTATTGCATATGATTCAAGAAACAATTCACATTATTTCGCTAAAGAAACTGCTTGTGTTTTAGCTGCTAATAATATTCCTGTGTTTATTTATCCAACACTCGAAACAACTCCTGCGCTTTCTTATGCAATTCGAAGTCTCAAATGTTTGAGTGGAGTGTGTGTAACAGCAAGTCACAATCCTCCTGAATACAATGGAATTAAAATATATTGGGAAGATGGTTCTCAGATTATTCAACCACAAGATACTGGTATACTTAAAGAAGTATATACAATTTCTTCTTTTTCAGAAGTGAAATATATTCCATATACCGAAGCAGAAAATAAAAAATTAATAAATTATATCAAAGATGAAATACTGAATAATTATTTTGCAGAAATAAAAAAGCTCTGCTTAGCACCAAATGTAACAAAGAATTTAAAAATCATTTACACACCTCTACATGGAACCGGAAAAATTCCCGTTTTAAGAGCTCTCAACTCTTGGGGATTTAAAAATGTTTTTGTTATTCCTGAACAAGCCGAACCAAATGGCAATTTTCCTACTGTAAAAAAACCCAATCCCGAAGAAAAAGAAGCTCTCTCACTTGCATTGCAATATGGTGCAGAAAGAAAAGCGGATTGCATTTTTGCTACAGATCCCGATTCCGATAGGTTGGCCGTAGCTATTTATGATCCAAAAATGGCTAAAGGCCTACTTTCCCATCAAGCGTGTGGAGACTTTGTTTTATTAAATGGCAATCAATTAGGTGCGCTCCTCATAGACTCAATTCTAAAACTTATGAAAAGCTCTGGAAAATTAGAGAACACCCATAAAATAGTAAAAACGATTGTGACTTCAGATCTGCTTGAACGGATTTGCTCAAGTTACGATATTGAAATATTCAATACTTTAACAGGATTTAAATGGATTGCTGGGCTAGTACGCAACTGGGAATTAGCGGGTAAAAACTATAAGTACCTTTTTGGAACCGAAGAAAGTTTTGGTTTTATGCCAGCGAACAATGTCCGCGATAAAGATGCTGTGGCCGCTATTTGTCAAGCATCTGAAATTATTTCACTATTTAAGGACGAAGGCAAAACGGCCTGCGCAGCCCTGTTTGAACTTTTCAAAAAACATGGTGCCTGGCAAGAAGAACTTATAAATATTGATCTGATTGGAGAAGAAGGCGCTCAAAGAATTGCCCGCATGATGACAGCTATGCGCAGACATCCAAAAAGCAGTTTCGCTGGCATCAGCGTAGATCAAGTAATTGATTTTACAGAAAAAAAGACTCAAGAGCAGTATTCCATCCCCCACTCAAATGTTCTCCAATTTTTACTGGTTGATGGCAGCAAGATATCCATGCGTCCAAGTGGCACAGAGCCTAAACTCAAGTTTTATATCTCGGTCTGTACACAAAACCCAGACATAGAAGCTGCTTACAAAGTTACACTCGAGAAAATTGAACAAATAAGCAATGATATTCATAGCTTCATTACGCAAATAAATTAACAGAAGATAAAGATTTCATTTCAGAAAGTCCTGAGTTTTACCGAAAAATAAAACTATGAGGGCTTTCTTATATGCTAAGTCTTGAACAAGACATACTTGTCAGAGATATGATCCTCCTTTTTGCTGCAATCATTGGGGCGTTGTTTTTATTGATTTTAAATCTTAGAGAATCAGGAATACGCTTTAAAACTTTCAGTGAAAAGACGACTCTGAACAAGACGAACTTACATTCTTTTGATGATCGACAGTATGCTGAAACAGATTGGCAGGGGCTCAGCGTTAGCTACTATAAGATTCAATTTGAAGAACAGCATACTATTTGGCAAATAAATATGTTTTCAATCACAATGAATCAACGTGAGAAAATTTTTTCGAGTTTTTCTGGATTTCCTTGGTACGAATTCTCTAAATCACAAAGCTCAACTGAAAAGATTATGGCGCCTATTTTGCGAAAAATATTCCTGAAATACAAAGATAAATTTGAAAAAACCCACCCCATTCACGTTTTACGTGTCCCACGGGATACAATTCATTTTTACACTTGGCTACACAATGAGACACATACACATTCCGCTATTTTTAATTTTCTCGATGAATCTCTTTATTTAGCGCGACAAGCAGAAGTTTTTCCAAGTTTATCCATTGTTTGGGATGATACAATCTTCATAGAAGTGATTTTTCCAAAGAACAATATATTCAATGAATATGAAAAAGAATTTGAAGAAATTGTTGGCATAGAATGCATTGGATCAGAATCAAGAATAATCTTAAAACTTTGGATAGCATTTAGCATTGAAAAAGTGCCCATTTCTTTAAGAAGCAAAGTTAAGAAAAAATCTAAATCCTTTAAAACAAGCGATCGCGCATCTTGATCTTTAACCTCCTGTTGACTCATACTACCGTGAGAAGGTAGTTCTCAAGTATGGATTTTCTTCTTGGAGACAGAACATATGCAAGAACATTCTACATTCAATTTATTGATTCTCTCTTTGGGCAATGCAGCTTTGGTCGCTATGGGACTTTATCCAAACCCAGGCACCAATATAATAAAAAAAGATATTGAAACCGCACACTTGAATATTGAAATCCTAGAAACGCTGCAAAAGAAAACGAAGGGCAACCTCACAGCTGCGGAAGATGAAATGCTTTCAAGTTTACTTTATGACCTTCGACTTAAGTATGTTGAAGCACGTAAGTAACCATGCTATCCTTTTTTTGTGTCATTGATCCCAACTCATGATATGGCATACAATTTTTTTTGTTATGCGGGCTGAAGGTTCTTATCTTCAGCCCGCAGAGTAATTTATTATTATGCTTTTCTATTTGAAGAGGAAATGAGTTCAGACTATAATGAACCAATCGAATTCTTGAGTTTTTACTTGGGATAATTTTTAGCGAATCGAACTTTGCTATTCCAATACAGTTGGCAAAAAGTCGATTTGTTTCTTTTTTTATACCGATT is a genomic window containing:
- a CDS encoding phospho-sugar mutase — protein: MVQTHIQDLDTPLFSQLNDCKSRIQAWLTDDVISQIDKNEVIQLIASQNIKELREKFYRDLEFGTGGMRGVMGTGTNRVNCYVIRKAIQGLANYILKNCANELRRGVAIAYDSRNNSHYFAKETACVLAANNIPVFIYPTLETTPALSYAIRSLKCLSGVCVTASHNPPEYNGIKIYWEDGSQIIQPQDTGILKEVYTISSFSEVKYIPYTEAENKKLINYIKDEILNNYFAEIKKLCLAPNVTKNLKIIYTPLHGTGKIPVLRALNSWGFKNVFVIPEQAEPNGNFPTVKKPNPEEKEALSLALQYGAERKADCIFATDPDSDRLAVAIYDPKMAKGLLSHQACGDFVLLNGNQLGALLIDSILKLMKSSGKLENTHKIVKTIVTSDLLERICSSYDIEIFNTLTGFKWIAGLVRNWELAGKNYKYLFGTEESFGFMPANNVRDKDAVAAICQASEIISLFKDEGKTACAALFELFKKHGAWQEELINIDLIGEEGAQRIARMMTAMRRHPKSSFAGISVDQVIDFTEKKTQEQYSIPHSNVLQFLLVDGSKISMRPSGTEPKLKFYISVCTQNPDIEAAYKVTLEKIEQISNDIHSFITQIN
- a CDS encoding DUF1844 domain-containing protein, which encodes MQEHSTFNLLILSLGNAALVAMGLYPNPGTNIIKKDIETAHLNIEILETLQKKTKGNLTAAEDEMLSSLLYDLRLKYVEARK
- a CDS encoding conjugal transfer protein TraF; the protein is MRKKYLKTFLYFILPSIYTAISIAESLPSDWNSLRSEGMGGAFTATANDETAIYSNPAGLSATRNPASKKKISDFKFPDFEIGANNLMLGYLNPNPVNLGTNMIKSAASSRGNQSYLLLQSFPEIIFGGKFAPTFLIGVPIRSENKIAFLDSANPNNAYAVSTTTATFALGIANVSKRGGFRYGISIRPNYRIDYFNKTMDTSKISTTQDLTNEVTKNGTETLSVGVDAGIMITAADYWFPTLGLSVRNIPTGCIKTYVNPITQNTENVCGALRQGGSDSSPNSSKIDPTEVRVGVSLTPRGRISKSKVNLKLAVDVYPIPVEIDGNSYGGKDVDTTRLIHAGAELYFGNVLIQQGFSLRGGYMEGGATWGVSVDAGIFSIDYSSYVINDTLPVTGSTTTTAFVERRHLLGLSCHW